In bacterium, a single window of DNA contains:
- a CDS encoding S8 family serine peptidase — protein MVQFAIKYSLVAACLFSRLWISEALAADRPGSPQQTSRPCSDQVVVVKFKSFGLHKSAAARPAFSGIDRLEPILPQTMRLRKRTSSVGLERIYYAHFSDPRTPQEVAAVLQSDELVEYAEPKYIHRLLAIPNDSLIDAQLPYFNQIRLTQAWEIAKGENSTVVIAIVDGGTDIRHSDLAANVWQNPGEIPDNGKDDDGNGYIDDLHGWNFATNQPDPTGLANTPINAEHGTHTASICCAVTDNQRGLAGSSWNAKLLAVNCSSPYSDNSIISGYDGILYAAEAGADIINCSWGSLGGSSLYEQDVVNHALQLGSIIVAAAGNDNDSSLHYPSSYDGVLSVAALNNNAVRASYSNYGKSVDVAAPGNSLYGAISQNGYKTISGTSMASPLVAGVVALVKSYHPDWSNLQAAEQVRMTCADIDELNPKYAGKLGRGQVDAYAALTAITPSIRIQQVRYIDENEDGVIKPGERVRIYITLVNYLARADAIDLALTADSPFVELLSARTTLASLETLQKQEVATPFEIIVRPDAPRGHSIYFDLQARSGHYSDSDHFNLSVLPMFGNIEINALATSITSIGRIGFGQTDISQDGIGFKYNKGPNLLFEGAIMCGTGPDRLANAARGFIPPGESSIIYDADFVTADDGDLQFFTPGRHSDQESIGIFTDGKADHPMHLRIIQRTFADKEEALQNLIVFSYTIHNQGDETLTPFHFGFFFDWDIDGGHYNTNMVNYDRDHRLSYAYDTGAGPDTYVGIAVLDAVEVSSRAIYNDQKHPQNTSWGLYDGFTDEEKWQSLSGGTALSQAGPGDISHVISVGPLTLLPQNAVTLHFALMAGRSLADLQNTVERGNHFLLTRLTNDQPAQPADWELYANYPNPFNAATMITYQLPRGAAVRLEVFDLLGRHVKTLVDRVEPVGFHKVTWDGSNQQGLAMASGVYWCRLQAGSFSRSRKMLLIH, from the coding sequence ATCTATTATGCCCATTTCAGCGATCCGCGCACACCCCAGGAGGTGGCGGCTGTGCTGCAGAGCGATGAATTGGTGGAATACGCTGAGCCCAAATACATCCATCGCCTGCTCGCCATACCCAACGATTCTTTGATCGACGCACAACTGCCCTATTTCAATCAAATTCGGCTCACCCAGGCGTGGGAGATCGCCAAAGGGGAGAACAGCACGGTGGTCATCGCCATCGTGGACGGCGGCACCGATATCCGCCATTCCGATCTGGCCGCCAACGTCTGGCAGAATCCCGGCGAGATCCCTGACAACGGCAAGGACGACGACGGCAACGGCTATATCGACGACCTGCATGGCTGGAACTTTGCGACCAATCAACCGGATCCCACCGGACTTGCCAACACCCCAATCAACGCAGAGCACGGCACGCATACCGCCAGCATCTGCTGCGCGGTCACGGACAACCAGCGGGGCTTGGCCGGCTCTTCCTGGAACGCGAAACTTTTAGCTGTCAACTGTTCATCTCCGTACAGCGACAATTCGATCATCTCCGGTTACGACGGCATCCTCTATGCCGCTGAGGCAGGCGCGGATATCATCAATTGCAGTTGGGGAAGTCTTGGAGGATCCTCATTGTATGAACAGGATGTGGTGAATCACGCTTTGCAGCTCGGCAGCATTATAGTCGCCGCGGCTGGGAATGATAACGACTCTTCTTTACATTATCCCTCGTCCTATGACGGCGTTTTATCGGTAGCCGCATTGAACAACAATGCGGTGCGCGCAAGTTACTCCAATTACGGGAAATCCGTGGACGTGGCTGCGCCGGGCAACAGCTTGTACGGCGCCATCAGCCAGAACGGTTACAAAACAATCAGCGGCACATCCATGGCCTCGCCCTTGGTAGCGGGCGTCGTGGCGCTGGTCAAGTCCTATCATCCGGATTGGAGCAATCTCCAGGCCGCGGAACAGGTACGTATGACTTGCGCCGATATTGATGAACTCAACCCTAAATACGCCGGCAAACTGGGACGCGGACAGGTCGATGCCTATGCCGCCCTCACCGCGATCACTCCCAGCATCCGCATCCAACAGGTGCGTTATATCGACGAGAACGAGGACGGCGTCATCAAACCCGGCGAACGGGTGCGCATCTATATCACATTGGTCAATTATCTTGCCCGCGCTGATGCCATCGATCTCGCGTTAACGGCGGACAGCCCCTTTGTTGAACTCCTTTCCGCCAGAACAACCTTGGCCTCGCTTGAGACTCTGCAAAAACAGGAGGTGGCCACGCCGTTTGAAATAATCGTCCGGCCGGACGCTCCGCGCGGTCATTCGATTTACTTTGACCTGCAGGCGCGATCCGGCCATTACAGCGACAGCGATCATTTCAATCTTTCCGTGTTGCCGATGTTCGGCAATATCGAGATCAACGCCCTGGCGACATCGATCACCAGCATAGGCCGGATCGGCTTTGGCCAGACGGATATCAGCCAGGATGGAATCGGCTTTAAATACAACAAAGGCCCTAACCTGCTTTTCGAGGGCGCAATAATGTGCGGCACCGGGCCGGATCGACTGGCCAATGCGGCGCGCGGTTTTATTCCGCCGGGGGAGTCGTCCATCATCTATGATGCAGATTTTGTCACCGCCGATGACGGCGATCTGCAATTTTTCACGCCTGGACGCCATTCGGACCAGGAGTCCATCGGCATCTTTACCGACGGCAAGGCCGATCATCCCATGCATCTGCGCATCATCCAAAGGACCTTTGCCGACAAAGAGGAAGCGCTGCAGAACCTGATCGTTTTTTCCTACACCATCCATAATCAGGGCGACGAAACGCTGACGCCTTTTCATTTCGGCTTTTTCTTCGACTGGGACATTGACGGCGGCCATTACAACACCAATATGGTGAACTATGACCGCGACCACCGTTTGAGCTACGCTTATGACACCGGCGCAGGTCCGGACACCTATGTCGGCATAGCGGTGCTTGATGCCGTGGAGGTCTCCAGCCGCGCGATTTACAACGATCAGAAACATCCGCAAAACACCAGCTGGGGCCTGTATGATGGCTTTACTGATGAGGAAAAATGGCAATCCCTCAGCGGCGGTACTGCTCTCAGCCAGGCCGGTCCAGGAGATATATCGCATGTCATCAGCGTCGGCCCTTTAACCCTGCTGCCGCAGAACGCTGTCACTTTGCATTTCGCCCTTATGGCCGGCCGCAGTCTGGCTGATCTGCAAAACACCGTGGAAAGAGGCAATCACTTTCTGCTGACGCGGCTGACCAACGATCAACCGGCTCAACCCGCGGATTGGGAACTGTATGCAAATTATCCCAATCCGTTCAATGCCGCTACTATGATCACATACCAATTGCCCCGAGGGGCCGCAGTGCGCCTTGAGGTTTTCGATCTGCTCGGCCGACACGTCAAGACCCTGGTGGACCGGGTTGAGCCTGTTGGATTTCACAAAGTGACCTGGGATGGATCGAATCAACAAGGCCTGGCCATGGCCTCCGGCGTCTATTGGTGCCGTCTGCAGGCCGGATCGTTCAGCCGGTCGCGAAAAATGCTGTTGATCCATTGA
- a CDS encoding T9SS type A sorting domain-containing protein: MKKIFLLLSLLVTAAFSAARIVATDGNDANPGTLDSPLATVIKAVSLSSPGDTILVRGGLYTGITTISISKNGTAQKKYYLLAFPQERPVFDFSSQSLGQRGFSLKADHWFIQGLEIKGAGDNGMEINRGSFNRIERCAFYENRDTGLQLSNGAAYNEIINCDSYYNADPPDYADADGFAPKLTVGTGNYFFGCRAWVNCDDGWDGYLRGATDVTTTLEQCWTWGNGYLADGTDPGEKANGNGFKMGGGDNSNQDQLMHHFILTRCLAFHNKSKGFDQNNNVGSMTLLQCTAYRNLDDNYRITKPLSAGQSLRVTNCVSYDGGVSLAGFAVQQSNSWMAPFHVSGEDFISLDPAWAAAPRRDDGRLPEIPFLHLADGSDLIDAGVIIDSGFSGTAPDLGAFEKPSHSHAGRMNKTPAGFHLAQNHPNPFNPSTAIRYHLDAPCRVSLKIFDATGREIAVLVDSVKPAGEHCVTWYAGGLPAGVYLYRLQAGALTRMKKMIMVK, encoded by the coding sequence ATGAAAAAGATCTTTCTCCTGCTTTCCCTTCTGGTCACCGCCGCTTTCAGCGCCGCACGCATCGTGGCCACAGATGGCAATGATGCCAATCCCGGCACCCTCGATTCGCCTCTCGCGACAGTGATCAAAGCTGTCAGCCTTTCCAGCCCCGGCGACACCATTCTTGTGCGCGGCGGCCTGTATACAGGGATCACTACAATCTCCATCAGCAAAAACGGCACCGCTCAAAAAAAATACTATCTGCTGGCTTTTCCGCAGGAGCGGCCGGTGTTCGATTTTTCCAGCCAATCCCTCGGCCAGAGAGGCTTCAGCCTCAAGGCCGATCATTGGTTTATTCAAGGTCTGGAGATCAAAGGCGCAGGCGACAACGGCATGGAGATCAACCGAGGATCCTTCAATCGCATCGAGCGATGCGCTTTTTATGAAAACCGCGACACCGGACTGCAGTTGAGCAATGGCGCGGCGTACAATGAAATCATCAACTGCGATTCCTACTACAACGCCGATCCGCCGGATTACGCCGACGCCGACGGCTTTGCGCCCAAGCTCACAGTGGGAACAGGCAACTATTTCTTCGGCTGTCGCGCTTGGGTCAACTGCGACGACGGCTGGGACGGCTACCTTCGCGGCGCCACGGATGTAACGACCACTCTGGAACAGTGCTGGACTTGGGGTAACGGCTACTTGGCCGACGGCACGGATCCAGGCGAAAAGGCCAACGGCAATGGCTTCAAGATGGGCGGCGGCGACAACAGCAACCAGGACCAATTGATGCACCACTTTATCCTTACGCGCTGTCTGGCCTTTCACAACAAGTCCAAGGGTTTCGATCAAAACAACAATGTCGGATCCATGACTCTGCTGCAGTGCACCGCTTATCGCAACCTGGATGACAATTATCGCATCACGAAACCTTTGAGCGCAGGGCAATCGCTGCGGGTAACCAATTGCGTCTCCTACGACGGTGGCGTCAGCCTGGCCGGATTCGCGGTTCAGCAGAGCAACAGCTGGATGGCGCCCTTTCATGTGAGCGGCGAGGATTTCATCAGCCTGGATCCTGCATGGGCCGCTGCACCACGCCGCGATGACGGCCGTCTGCCGGAGATTCCGTTTCTGCATCTGGCCGATGGAAGTGATCTCATCGACGCCGGCGTGATCATCGACTCTGGGTTTTCCGGTACAGCGCCTGATCTGGGCGCCTTTGAAAAACCAAGCCATTCCCATGCCGGCAGAATGAACAAAACGCCTGCAGGATTTCACTTGGCGCAAAACCACCCCAATCCGTTCAATCCATCCACGGCCATTCGTTATCATCTGGACGCGCCGTGCCGAGTTTCGCTGAAAATATTTGATGCAACCGGCCGTGAGATCGCCGTGCTGGTGGACAGTGTAAAGCCGGCAGGCGAACACTGCGTAACCTGGTATGCCGGCGGGCTGCCCGCCGGCGTGTACCTCTATCGTCTGCAGGCCGGTGCTTTGACACGAATGAAGAAAATGATCATGGTTAAATAA